A genomic window from Dechloromonas sp. A34 includes:
- the flgK gene encoding flagellar hook-associated protein FlgK, with translation MSTGIFSVGISGIAAAQLGLLTTEHNVVNASTPGYTRQRTVQATNLAVNTGAGSIGQGVHVQTIERLYDRFLTGQVTSAQSSLSEIEAYYTEIKQIDNLLADPSAGLSPALQDFFSGVQQVASNPSLLSARQSMISSAQTLVSRFQSIDARLSDLTSEVNGKIQDAVSSVNSYATQIADLNQRILVSESSYGQPANDLLDQRDQLINDLNKLIKVSTTTNSDGGFNVFIGSGQQLVVGNIAMRMSSTMSSADPEKMVVGLETANGGVQELPERLIVGGELGGLVKFRSESLDRATNELGRLAASVALTFNAQHALGQDLLGQANGDAGFNADFFSVGLLKPEVSANANNDNTGTPVIQAAFAPPTYGPEVNNGNFFTKLTTSDYQLANTATGYTLTRLSDNKQWGPSALGALSTTIQSEEGFSISLSGADAVGNRYLIRPTESAAKNLAINPVVAADTRMVAAATPFRTSAAGSNTGSGIISSGTGVPGFNTSLLPAAGITISYASATTQLSLAGVTAGQTITYKPPGAAEVSVVAPATIPYTQGMAVAVSGMSFVISGVPGNGDTFKLERNTAATSDGRNALAIGKLQTQNTVAGGSATFQTAYAELVANNGVKTRELKVTGEAQQAVLDQAQANRDALSGVNLDEEAANMIRFQQAYQASAKLLEVGKTLFDTILQIS, from the coding sequence ATGAGCACAGGGATTTTCAGCGTCGGCATCAGCGGTATCGCAGCAGCCCAATTGGGCTTGCTGACGACCGAGCACAATGTCGTCAATGCCAGTACGCCGGGTTATACCCGCCAGCGTACCGTCCAGGCGACCAATCTGGCGGTCAATACCGGGGCCGGGTCTATCGGGCAGGGCGTCCATGTGCAGACGATCGAGCGGCTGTACGATCGTTTTCTGACTGGCCAAGTGACCTCCGCACAGTCTTCATTGAGCGAGATCGAGGCTTACTACACCGAAATCAAGCAAATCGACAATCTGCTGGCCGATCCGAGTGCCGGCCTGAGTCCGGCCTTGCAGGATTTCTTCAGTGGTGTTCAGCAGGTCGCGTCCAATCCTTCGCTGCTTTCCGCTCGGCAGTCGATGATCTCGTCGGCACAGACACTGGTCTCACGGTTTCAGTCGATCGATGCGCGACTCAGCGATCTGACCAGCGAAGTCAATGGGAAAATCCAGGATGCGGTCAGTTCGGTCAATTCCTACGCGACCCAGATCGCCGATCTGAACCAGCGCATCCTGGTTTCCGAGTCGTCCTACGGGCAGCCGGCCAACGATCTGCTAGATCAGCGCGACCAGCTGATCAACGACCTGAACAAGCTGATCAAGGTGTCGACAACGACCAACAGTGATGGCGGTTTCAACGTTTTCATCGGCTCCGGGCAGCAACTGGTGGTCGGTAACATCGCGATGCGAATGAGCTCGACGATGTCGAGTGCCGATCCCGAGAAAATGGTAGTTGGCCTGGAAACGGCAAACGGGGGCGTTCAGGAGCTGCCAGAGCGCTTGATCGTCGGTGGCGAGCTTGGCGGCTTGGTGAAATTCAGATCCGAGTCGCTGGACCGGGCGACCAACGAGCTGGGGCGGCTTGCCGCTTCAGTCGCCTTGACCTTCAATGCCCAGCATGCCTTGGGACAGGATCTGTTGGGACAGGCCAACGGCGATGCCGGCTTTAATGCCGACTTCTTTTCCGTTGGCTTGCTGAAACCTGAAGTCAGCGCCAACGCCAACAACGACAACACCGGTACGCCCGTGATTCAGGCCGCCTTCGCACCGCCGACCTACGGGCCGGAAGTCAATAACGGCAATTTCTTTACGAAGCTGACGACCAGCGATTATCAGCTGGCCAACACGGCGACCGGTTATACCTTGACCCGCTTGAGCGATAACAAGCAATGGGGGCCGTCCGCCCTAGGCGCTCTGTCGACCACGATACAAAGCGAGGAAGGCTTCTCGATCTCGCTTTCCGGCGCCGATGCAGTCGGCAATCGCTATCTGATTCGGCCGACCGAGAGTGCAGCAAAAAATCTGGCGATCAATCCGGTGGTTGCCGCCGACACCCGCATGGTCGCCGCAGCCACACCTTTTCGGACGAGTGCTGCGGGGAGCAATACCGGATCCGGCATTATTTCGAGCGGTACTGGCGTTCCAGGATTCAACACCAGTCTGCTGCCGGCGGCGGGGATCACCATTAGCTATGCTTCGGCGACCACACAGCTGTCCCTTGCCGGGGTGACGGCCGGGCAAACCATCACCTACAAGCCGCCCGGAGCGGCCGAGGTGTCGGTAGTCGCGCCGGCGACGATTCCTTATACGCAGGGGATGGCAGTCGCCGTCTCCGGCATGAGTTTCGTGATCAGTGGGGTGCCGGGTAACGGCGATACATTCAAGCTCGAGCGAAACACGGCGGCGACCAGCGATGGCCGCAATGCCCTGGCTATAGGCAAGTTGCAAACCCAGAATACGGTGGCCGGCGGCAGCGCAACCTTCCAGACGGCTTATGCGGAATTGGTGGCCAATAACGGAGTCAAAACCCGGGAACTCAAGGTCACCGGCGAGGCGCAGCAGGCGGTGCTCGATCAGGCACAAGCCAATCGCGATGCGCTTTCCGGTGTCAATCTCGACGAGGAAGCGGCCAACATGATCCGTTTTCAGCAGGCCTATCAGGCTTCGGCAAAGCTGCTCGAAGTGGGCAAGACCCTGTTCGACACCATACTTCAGATCAGCTGA
- the fliN gene encoding flagellar motor switch protein FliN, with translation MADEMENVENPIAEDDGQISEDDWAAAMAEQAVTDSTITEAAQPADIFPSFGGHAGNAGMMNELDMILDIPVQITVELGRTKITIKNLLQLAHGSVVELDAMAGEPMDVLVNGTLIAQGEVVVVNDKFGIRLTDIITPSERMRKLNR, from the coding sequence ATGGCTGACGAAATGGAAAATGTGGAAAACCCGATCGCCGAGGACGATGGACAGATCAGTGAGGATGACTGGGCGGCCGCGATGGCCGAGCAGGCCGTCACCGATTCGACGATCACCGAGGCTGCCCAGCCGGCGGACATCTTCCCCTCGTTCGGCGGTCATGCGGGCAATGCCGGCATGATGAACGAGCTCGACATGATTCTGGACATCCCGGTCCAGATTACCGTTGAACTCGGCCGTACCAAGATCACAATCAAGAACCTGCTCCAGCTGGCACACGGCTCGGTGGTCGAACTCGATGCCATGGCCGGCGAACCGATGGATGTTCTGGTCAACGGCACCCTGATCGCCCAGGGCGAAGTAGTTGTCGTCAACGACAAGTTCGGCATTCGCCTGACCGACATCATCACGCCATCCGAGCGGATGCGAAAACTCAATCGCTAA
- the fliM gene encoding flagellar motor switch protein FliM, translated as MAGDFLSQDEVDALLKGVTGEADEPDAGDGDGGGIRAYNIGTQERIVRGRMPTLELVNERFARYLRIGLFNYMHRNAEISVGPIRVQKYSEFIRNLVVPTNLNLVIAKPLRGTALFVFDPNLVFLVVDNMFGGDGRFHTRVEGRDFTATEQRIIQGLLNVVFAEYSKSWKPVHDINFEYVRSEMNSQFANIATPSEIVVSTTFTLEFGGATADMHICFPYSMLEPIRDLLYSTMQSDQLSSDKRWIGTLRKQLQGAEVEIVAHLGSGKITLGQILKLKAGDVIPFHIPEHIEALVDNVPLMECSYGQQNGQYALKVERFVASSPDAPAPELAMGEKNG; from the coding sequence ATGGCAGGCGACTTTCTTTCCCAGGACGAGGTTGACGCTCTACTCAAGGGCGTCACCGGCGAAGCCGACGAGCCTGATGCAGGCGATGGTGACGGCGGGGGGATTCGTGCGTACAACATTGGTACGCAGGAACGTATCGTGCGTGGGCGAATGCCGACGCTGGAACTGGTCAACGAACGCTTTGCCCGCTATCTCCGGATCGGCCTGTTCAATTACATGCATCGAAACGCCGAAATCTCGGTGGGTCCGATCCGTGTGCAAAAGTACAGCGAATTTATCCGCAATCTGGTCGTCCCGACCAACCTGAACCTGGTGATTGCCAAACCCCTGCGCGGCACAGCATTGTTCGTATTCGACCCCAACCTTGTTTTTCTGGTAGTGGACAACATGTTCGGCGGCGATGGTCGCTTCCATACCCGGGTCGAAGGCCGTGATTTCACGGCAACCGAACAACGGATCATTCAGGGCCTGCTCAACGTCGTCTTCGCCGAATACAGCAAATCATGGAAGCCGGTACACGACATCAATTTCGAGTACGTGCGCTCGGAGATGAATTCCCAGTTTGCCAATATCGCGACGCCGTCAGAAATCGTCGTGTCGACGACCTTCACGCTGGAGTTCGGCGGGGCGACGGCCGACATGCACATCTGCTTCCCCTACTCGATGCTGGAGCCGATCCGCGACTTGCTTTACAGCACGATGCAAAGCGACCAGCTATCTTCCGACAAACGCTGGATCGGCACCCTGCGCAAACAGCTTCAAGGTGCCGAAGTCGAAATCGTTGCCCACCTGGGTTCCGGTAAAATCACGCTCGGGCAGATACTCAAACTCAAGGCGGGCGATGTCATTCCGTTCCATATCCCTGAGCATATCGAAGCCCTGGTCGACAACGTACCGTTGATGGAATGTTCCTACGGCCAGCAGAACGGTCAATATGCACTGAAAGTCGAGCGATTTGTCGCATCATCGCCCGACGCACCAGCCCCCGAGCTGGCGATGGGAGAAAAAAATGGCTGA
- the fliQ gene encoding flagellar biosynthesis protein FliQ translates to MTPGTVMEIGRQAIEVTLIISAPILLTALVVGLIISIFQAATQINESTLQFVPKLVAMFIVLLLVGPWMLQYLVDYIQRLFGSIPQLIG, encoded by the coding sequence ATGACGCCGGGTACCGTCATGGAAATTGGCCGCCAGGCAATCGAGGTGACCTTGATCATCTCTGCCCCCATTTTGCTGACGGCGCTGGTCGTTGGCCTGATCATCAGTATCTTTCAGGCCGCCACCCAGATCAACGAATCGACGCTGCAATTCGTTCCCAAACTGGTTGCGATGTTCATCGTGCTGCTACTGGTCGGCCCCTGGATGCTTCAGTACCTGGTCGATTACATCCAGCGCCTGTTCGGAAGCATTCCGCAATTGATCGGCTGA
- the flgL gene encoding flagellar hook-associated protein FlgL produces MRVSTAQIFDSGTRGIGRNQSDLFKLQNQMATGRKVLTPEDDPIASAQALVLTQSKEVSSQYLKNQGDAKGKLGTVDAQLSSLTDLLQNVRERVVQAGNTTLTNTDRSHIAQELEARFSELMGIANAQDGAGSYLFSGYQGAVKPFSLSNAGATYVGDDGQRLLQVEGSRQIPTNISGRQLFESIRSGNGTFTTATGGNTGGGINQGTALIDQGSVNNQSLWSQALVNGYGDVEIRFSVNAGVTQYELYDASSNTLISAAPTDFVPGQTISLQKTTAPAQDFGVSVTLQGSPAAGDRFMVAPSASQSVFTTLRNTINTLKQGINSVGSGNSTTEFVNDLGGNLLNIDQALENITGMRATVGSHLKELDSLGSAGEDLQLQYAASLSNLQDLDYAKAITDMARKQLQLEAAQLSFKQISQLSLFSIL; encoded by the coding sequence GTGAGAGTTAGTACTGCGCAGATTTTCGATTCCGGCACCCGCGGCATTGGCCGCAATCAGTCCGATCTCTTCAAGTTGCAGAATCAGATGGCGACTGGACGCAAGGTGCTGACCCCGGAGGATGATCCGATTGCTTCGGCTCAGGCGTTGGTCTTGACCCAGTCAAAAGAGGTTTCGTCGCAATACCTGAAGAATCAGGGTGATGCCAAGGGAAAGCTAGGTACGGTTGACGCACAGTTGAGCTCCCTGACCGACCTGCTGCAGAACGTGCGGGAAAGGGTCGTCCAGGCTGGGAACACGACCTTGACCAATACCGATCGCAGCCATATCGCACAGGAGCTGGAAGCCCGTTTTTCGGAATTGATGGGTATTGCCAATGCCCAGGATGGCGCCGGGAGTTATCTGTTCTCCGGCTACCAGGGGGCAGTCAAGCCGTTTTCGTTGAGCAATGCTGGCGCCACCTACGTCGGCGACGACGGGCAGCGCCTGCTGCAGGTTGAGGGCTCGCGGCAGATTCCCACCAATATTTCGGGACGGCAACTGTTTGAATCGATTCGTAGCGGCAACGGAACCTTCACGACGGCAACCGGCGGCAATACGGGTGGTGGCATCAATCAGGGAACTGCCCTTATTGATCAGGGCAGTGTCAATAACCAGAGCCTGTGGAGTCAGGCGCTGGTCAACGGTTATGGTGATGTCGAGATACGTTTCTCAGTGAATGCCGGGGTTACACAATACGAGCTTTACGATGCGTCGTCGAATACCTTGATTAGTGCCGCGCCCACGGATTTCGTCCCGGGCCAGACGATTTCCTTGCAGAAGACCACCGCGCCGGCTCAGGATTTCGGCGTGTCGGTTACTCTCCAGGGCAGCCCGGCTGCCGGCGACCGCTTCATGGTGGCGCCAAGCGCCAGCCAGAGCGTCTTTACGACCTTGCGCAATACCATCAACACCCTGAAGCAGGGTATAAATAGTGTGGGCTCTGGCAACAGCACAACCGAGTTCGTCAATGATCTGGGCGGAAATTTGCTGAATATCGATCAGGCACTGGAAAATATCACCGGGATGCGCGCCACCGTGGGCAGCCATCTGAAAGAGCTTGATTCGCTGGGCAGCGCCGGTGAGGATTTGCAGCTTCAATACGCCGCGTCGCTTTCCAATCTCCAGGACCTGGATTACGCCAAGGCGATTACCGACATGGCCAGAAAGCAGCTACAGCTCGAAGCCGCCCAGCTTTCCTTCAAGCAGATCAGCCAGCTCAGCCTGTTCAGCATCCTATGA
- the fliP gene encoding flagellar type III secretion system pore protein FliP (The bacterial flagellar biogenesis protein FliP forms a type III secretion system (T3SS)-type pore required for flagellar assembly.): MIRWLLAVVALLLPAGLALAQGAGGLPAITSSPAAGGGTTYSLTIQTLVLMTALTFIPAAVLMMTGFTRIIIVLSLLRHALGTQTSPPNQVLVGLALFLTFFVMSPVLERVYSEAYLPLSENKINILQAAERAAVPMRGFMLKQTRESDLALFAGIAKIDKLEKPDDIPLRILVPAFVISELKTAFQIGFILFIPFLVIDMVVASLLMSMGMMMMSPVMVALPFKLMLFVLVDGWHLVIGSLVQSFSP; encoded by the coding sequence ATGATTAGGTGGCTGCTTGCCGTCGTCGCCCTGCTGCTGCCGGCGGGGTTGGCCCTTGCCCAGGGAGCCGGCGGCCTGCCAGCCATTACCAGCAGCCCGGCGGCCGGTGGCGGCACCACCTATTCGCTGACCATCCAGACGCTGGTGCTGATGACGGCGCTAACCTTCATCCCGGCCGCCGTGCTGATGATGACCGGATTTACCCGCATCATCATCGTCCTCTCCCTGCTCAGGCACGCCCTAGGCACGCAGACTTCGCCGCCGAATCAGGTTCTGGTCGGCCTCGCGCTGTTTCTGACTTTTTTCGTCATGAGTCCGGTGCTCGAAAGGGTTTATAGCGAAGCCTATCTGCCGCTCTCCGAAAACAAGATCAACATCTTGCAGGCAGCGGAGCGCGCCGCTGTGCCGATGCGCGGCTTCATGCTCAAGCAGACCCGCGAATCCGACCTCGCGCTCTTTGCCGGCATCGCCAAAATCGACAAGCTCGAAAAGCCCGACGACATCCCGCTTCGCATCCTGGTCCCGGCCTTCGTGATCAGCGAACTGAAAACAGCCTTCCAGATCGGTTTCATCCTGTTCATTCCCTTTCTGGTGATCGACATGGTGGTAGCCAGCCTGCTGATGTCGATGGGCATGATGATGATGTCCCCGGTGATGGTCGCTCTGCCCTTCAAGTTGATGCTCTTCGTCCTCGTCGATGGCTGGCATCTGGTCATCGGCTCGCTGGTCCAGAGCTTCTCGCCATGA
- a CDS encoding FliO/MopB family protein, which yields MKIVGGVALGPRERIVLLEVGDEWLVIGIVPGQIRTLHRLEKGAAIPADGLPSSAEKPFTQWLQGIAERRKND from the coding sequence ATGAAGATTGTCGGCGGGGTTGCCCTCGGCCCCCGCGAACGCATCGTCCTCCTGGAGGTCGGCGACGAATGGCTGGTCATCGGCATCGTTCCCGGACAGATCCGCACGCTGCACCGGCTGGAAAAAGGTGCGGCCATTCCTGCTGACGGCCTGCCAAGCTCGGCGGAGAAGCCGTTTACGCAATGGCTGCAGGGCATTGCCGAGCGCCGCAAAAATGATTAG
- a CDS encoding flagellar hook-length control protein FliK, protein MAKNDQQSAQININPPQLGPIQITLNLSGDQATLAFASPHAEVRQAIESALPQLKEMLSSAGINLGQSNVGANLSQQNQEHAFQGANGNRSANENAILPANEKAANIAGSAVIHRGRGMVDLFA, encoded by the coding sequence ATGGCCAAAAACGATCAACAATCGGCACAAATCAACATCAACCCGCCGCAACTGGGCCCGATCCAGATCACGCTGAATCTGAGTGGCGACCAAGCCACGCTGGCTTTTGCCTCGCCTCACGCCGAAGTCAGACAGGCCATCGAAAGCGCCCTACCGCAACTAAAAGAAATGCTTTCCTCCGCAGGCATCAATCTCGGCCAGTCCAACGTCGGCGCCAATCTGTCCCAACAGAATCAGGAGCATGCCTTCCAAGGCGCGAACGGGAACCGCTCAGCAAACGAAAACGCTATACTTCCGGCCAATGAGAAAGCGGCAAACATAGCTGGCAGCGCGGTTATACACCGGGGGCGCGGCATGGTTGACTTGTTTGCCTGA
- a CDS encoding flagellar basal body-associated FliL family protein: protein MLVVVLAGGGAAFMLLSKSEPAEDDEEVTAETAKTKKKDKKKEAHVAPVFINLDAFTVNLVPETGDQYLQVMLSLEIEDVASEPMLKSLMPKIRNNITLLLSSKKASELLPKEGKERLAEQLKAEINNVAEPPEKNKKGEVIHAEGPVKSVLFTSFIIQ, encoded by the coding sequence GTGCTCGTTGTCGTGCTTGCCGGTGGTGGCGCCGCCTTCATGCTGCTCAGCAAGAGCGAACCTGCGGAGGACGACGAGGAAGTCACCGCCGAAACGGCCAAGACGAAAAAGAAGGACAAGAAAAAGGAGGCGCATGTCGCGCCAGTTTTCATCAACCTTGATGCCTTCACAGTCAATCTTGTTCCGGAAACCGGCGATCAGTACCTCCAGGTCATGCTTTCGCTGGAAATTGAGGATGTCGCCTCGGAGCCGATGCTGAAGTCCCTGATGCCGAAGATTCGCAACAACATCACCTTGCTGCTGTCTTCCAAGAAGGCCTCGGAACTATTGCCGAAGGAAGGCAAGGAGCGCCTTGCCGAACAGCTGAAGGCAGAAATCAACAACGTCGCCGAACCACCGGAGAAAAACAAGAAGGGTGAAGTCATTCACGCCGAGGGTCCGGTCAAGTCTGTTCTATTCACATCGTTCATCATCCAGTAA
- the fliR gene encoding flagellar biosynthetic protein FliR gives MLSIESTQIDAWIVAFIFPLARILAFVASAPLWSTAGAPRQTRLILALAITVALAPGLPDMPSVAPASLGGLWIMFQQMLIGIGMGFAARIVFAAFDLAGEFIGFQMGLGFATFYDPLSASQTPVIAELVNLIALLLFLSMNGHLLYFATLAQSFSAIPVSPTPLGNGSWLNLAELGGKIFSAGLLLALPIVVALMITNVALAVLTRAAPQLNIFALGFPLTLIGGFVVLAISMNYLATPIQGVFEIAMSAMLGFAVSGK, from the coding sequence ATGCTGAGCATCGAATCCACCCAGATCGATGCCTGGATCGTCGCCTTCATCTTTCCGCTCGCTCGCATCCTGGCTTTCGTCGCCTCGGCACCGCTGTGGAGTACGGCCGGGGCTCCGCGCCAAACCCGCCTGATCCTCGCCCTCGCCATCACCGTAGCACTGGCCCCCGGACTCCCGGACATGCCATCGGTTGCCCCGGCCTCCCTCGGCGGGCTGTGGATCATGTTCCAGCAAATGTTGATTGGCATCGGCATGGGTTTTGCCGCCCGCATCGTGTTCGCGGCCTTCGATCTGGCGGGTGAGTTCATTGGATTTCAGATGGGGCTCGGATTCGCCACCTTTTACGATCCGCTCAGCGCATCGCAAACGCCGGTGATTGCCGAATTGGTGAATTTGATCGCCCTGTTGCTCTTTCTATCCATGAACGGCCACCTGCTCTACTTCGCCACGCTGGCCCAGAGCTTCTCGGCTATTCCGGTCAGCCCGACCCCGTTAGGCAATGGCTCCTGGCTAAATCTTGCGGAACTGGGGGGCAAAATATTCTCGGCCGGTCTACTGCTGGCACTACCGATCGTCGTCGCCCTGATGATCACCAACGTTGCCCTGGCGGTCCTGACTCGCGCTGCACCGCAACTTAACATCTTTGCGCTCGGTTTCCCGCTGACGCTGATCGGCGGCTTCGTAGTCCTGGCGATCAGTATGAATTACCTGGCGACGCCGATTCAGGGAGTATTCGAGATCGCGATGAGCGCAATGCTCGGCTTCGCGGTCTCCGGCAAGTAA
- the flgJ gene encoding flagellar assembly peptidoglycan hydrolase FlgJ, whose translation MSIKIQDLPNRAAFDVKSAQDLRTQFAKDPQQGLKAAAQQFETMFLQMVMKSMRDSVPQDGLLNSEQSRFYTGLLDQQMAQNLATSGKGVGFARLIEQQLGRTVTSPGELSAPAEAANTAGNALPLSTSDGRHLQYRTVLNNLPTSASYGAPAAAPAASNGDVPATSKDFVNRVWPHAVEASRSTGIPPQFLVAHSALESGWGKNELRRADGSSSHNLFGIKAGKNWSGQTVEATTTEYVDGKPQQVVERFRAYASYEEGFRDYANLLRGNSRYSDVIGSQDGTEFARRLQQAGYATDPMYADKLSRIINGPTLRQALIG comes from the coding sequence ATGTCGATCAAAATTCAGGACCTCCCGAATCGCGCAGCGTTCGATGTCAAATCGGCGCAGGATTTGCGCACCCAGTTCGCGAAGGATCCACAGCAGGGGCTGAAGGCGGCGGCGCAGCAATTCGAGACCATGTTTCTGCAAATGGTCATGAAGAGCATGCGCGATTCGGTACCCCAGGATGGCTTGCTCAACAGCGAGCAGTCGCGTTTCTATACCGGTCTGCTCGATCAGCAAATGGCCCAGAATCTGGCGACCAGCGGCAAGGGTGTCGGTTTTGCCCGGCTGATCGAACAGCAACTGGGGCGAACGGTCACCAGCCCCGGCGAACTGTCGGCACCGGCTGAAGCGGCAAACACTGCCGGCAACGCCTTGCCGCTGTCCACCTCGGATGGCCGTCATCTGCAATACCGGACCGTGCTGAACAACCTCCCCACTTCGGCCTCCTATGGCGCGCCAGCGGCCGCCCCAGCTGCCAGCAATGGCGACGTGCCGGCCACGAGCAAGGATTTCGTCAATCGGGTCTGGCCGCACGCGGTCGAAGCGTCGCGCTCGACCGGCATCCCGCCGCAGTTCCTGGTCGCCCATTCGGCCCTGGAGAGCGGCTGGGGCAAGAACGAGCTCCGCCGGGCCGATGGCTCGAGCAGCCACAACCTGTTCGGTATCAAGGCCGGAAAGAACTGGTCTGGACAGACGGTTGAGGCGACGACCACCGAGTATGTCGACGGCAAGCCGCAGCAGGTGGTCGAGCGGTTCCGCGCCTATGCCTCGTATGAAGAGGGTTTTCGCGATTACGCCAATCTGCTGCGCGGCAACTCGCGCTATAGCGATGTGATCGGCTCCCAGGATGGCACGGAGTTTGCGAGACGTTTGCAACAGGCGGGTTATGCCACGGATCCGATGTATGCAGACAAACTCTCGCGCATCATCAATGGCCCGACCCTGCGGCAAGCACTGATCGGTTGA
- the fliJ gene encoding flagellar export protein FliJ: MTQAFSLQPLLEIMQTRADEATRKLGQLIAAEQSQRSRLQMLEQYREEYAQRMRDATAQGITRLILRNYQDFLGRIDEAITQQRIAVETSERSTKAGQTQWQAQNKQLKAIDTLSQRHDARERYRENKQEQKLQDEFSTRKFSIKDNPEN; encoded by the coding sequence ATGACCCAAGCCTTTTCCCTGCAGCCGCTGCTTGAAATCATGCAGACCCGTGCCGACGAGGCAACGCGCAAGCTGGGCCAGCTGATAGCCGCCGAGCAGAGCCAGCGCAGCCGCCTGCAGATGCTTGAGCAGTACCGCGAGGAATACGCCCAGCGGATGCGCGACGCGACGGCTCAGGGCATCACCCGCCTGATCCTGCGCAACTATCAGGATTTTCTCGGTCGCATCGACGAAGCAATCACTCAGCAGCGCATCGCCGTCGAGACCTCGGAGCGCAGCACCAAGGCCGGACAGACCCAGTGGCAAGCCCAGAACAAGCAGCTCAAGGCGATTGACACCTTGTCGCAACGCCACGATGCGCGGGAACGTTATCGGGAAAACAAGCAGGAACAAAAACTGCAGGACGAGTTCTCCACCCGAAAATTCAGCATTAAGGACAACCCGGAAAACTAA